The DNA region TTTTCCTTTCTTCAGGGTGATTAAGGACATTATATCCGTCAATCCCCGGACAAACAACACCGTCAACATTAAGACGTTATTAAGCAGCATTAACAGAAGACCGCGTCGATCAGAAATCTGATCGAGCATAAAAAGGATTATATGAAAAGCCGCTTGGTGTTTACAGATCACGTACATAACCATTCGCTACGATTGATCAATCAAACGACATTCAAACCGAAATTTCGGATTGGAGGGGTAGATGATGAAACCCTCCTTATTCGTCGTGAAGCTGGTGAATACAAACTAACGGTCGATTACCAGGGAAAACGAACATCAGAGATCTTATTCACGCGTGGCTTGCCAAGGAAAGTCACTGTGCACGTGAATGATCGTAACGAAGAGCACTCACTTCTGAAAGAATTCTCGTTTATCGCGTATTTCCTCTATAAGATCTATGGGTTTTGATTTTGGGATCTGATAAGAGTAATTCGTGGAATCCCTATTCTAGCGAACAAATGTCTTAGATGTTACTTTAATGATCGTCTAAATTCCTCCGCGTCAACTCATGCCCATCTCTACTTTTTCTCCTTTTCAAAACCCGCATCCTCTCCTCCATTTCTAAAACCACTCATCCCCACCCTTCTGGAAACAGTAACAAATCTCTCTTTGAACAGAATACACGCACATCCATCCCGTCGATAAATGTCGAAGAAACACGAAAGGCTTAAACGATTCTTAACTTGATGTTCTTTAAAAAGAACGAATGAATCTTCCTTAAAACATAAGCGTTCTCTCCTTCGTTACGAGTAAGCGATTACATTTTAAAAAGAATCAGAATAGAAAAACTTGACATAAAGTTTAAAAACAAAGGCGCTATTGTGGGCTACAATAAAAGTAGTTCATCGACAACGTTTGACGTTTCATACGAAGCGTCTACATTTTTCTCTTTCATTGAGAGAACATTGAGAGAACGACGTTCGGCAAAAACGCTGAAGCAGAAACCAAAATGCGACAGTGTACCTGGAGGGAATTATGGAGGAAACGATCTCGTTGAAAGACGTGCTAGCCACGTTGAGAAAACGCCTTTGGCTTATCGTAGCAATCACGCTCGGAGCAACTGTCATCAGCGCTGTTATCAGTTTATTTGTTTTAACGCCAATGTATCAGTCAACAACGCAAATTCTTGTGAACCAGCAGAGTGAAACGACGCAATATGACCCGAACAGTGTTCGGACGAGCCTTGAACTTATCAATACATACAAAGTGATTATTCAGAGCAACACGATTGCTGAACCAGTCGCTGAACAGGTAGGCGCTGGTCTGACAGCGGGTGAGGTGTCAGCGAAGATCGGCGTCAACTCCCAGGAAAATTCACAGGTTGTTGAGATTTCTGTGAAAGATGCCGATCCTGCCTTGGCCGCATCGATTGCCAATACGACAGCAAAGGTTTTTCAAGAGACGGTTCCTGAATTGTTCGGCACAAACGTAGAAAATGTATCAATCCTCTCTGAAGCCCAAGCAGCGAACGATCCGATCAGCCCACGCACGACACTGAACATTGCGATTGCCTTTGTTGTTGGTCTTATGGCAGGTGTTGGCTTGGTTTATGTGTTGGATTACTTCGACAACATTCTTGAAACAGAAGAGGACATTAAGCGACACCTGGAGCTTAACGTGCTCGGTTCAGTTACACTAATGGATCTTGAAAAAGAAGCTGCTGCCAGCTCAGCCGCCACTCGACGACTGACACAGAAGGAGCAACAACAATATGAACAGAAAGCTCAGTAAGGGCATCCAGGCAATCAAGCAGCGCAGCTTACTTACGTTTCACAGTCCGAAGTCAGCTGTGGCTGAGCAATATCGGACGATACGAACAAATATTGAGTTTTCCGCTGTGGATACAAAGGTAAAATTCATCATGGTCACTTCAACTGGACCTGAGGAAGGCAAGTCAACGACGGCTGCTAATCTGGCTGTTGTATTCGCTCAGCAAGGCAAACGTGTCTTGTTAGTGGATGCGGATCTAAGAAAGCCAACCGTTCACTACACGTTCCATTTGGAGAACAGCTTCGGTCTCACCAGCGTGCTCACAAAGCAAAGCGCAGTTGAGTCCGCTTGCGTGAAAAGCGACATTGACTCGCTTGACATCTTGCCGAGTGGTCCAATTCCGCCAAATCCTGCTGAGCTGCTTGGCAGTCAAGCGATGCACAGCCTGATGAACGATCTTCGTAACATGTACGACATCGTTATTTTTGACACCCCACCAGTGCTCGCGGTCACCGACGCGCAAGTGCTGGCGAATCAATGCGACGGCGTGGTGCTCGTCACGGCAAGTGGAAAAACAGACGTGGATGCAGCAAAGCAAGCAAAAGAGCTTCTTCAAAAGGCGCGCGCTAAGGTGCTTGGTGTTGTGCTTAACCAAATTCCAGTGAAACAAAGCAGCTACTATGGAAGAAAATAAACATATAACCGTAAATGGTGCGGCTTCCATTTGGCACAGAGCTACGATATGCCAAATGACAAATTTGGCCTCGATATGGTCATGATGCTCAAGGAAAACGCTGAGCGAACGATCGACGGCAGCATGCTGCGCATCGACATGCTATCACGTATTAAATGCAAGTAAGTTCTTCTAGCAACATGCAGCATCTATCGTGAAGACGCTTCACAAAAATATTCAAAAAATCTCCAGCCCTTACGATTCATTCGTAACGGACATGTCTCCTCGCCGTTATCCACGGAGGCACTCGGCTATGCTGTGGGACTCCTTCAAGGAAGCAGTCCTTAGACGCGTTCGTTGTCAAAAGCATGGTGTGAGGTGGGGTTTAATGCCCCAGGGAGAAATCCCATTTTTACACTGAAATTTCCGAAGGTTGCGTTTAAATTAGGACTATAGTCATTGTTTTTAGATAGAACATCTAGCTGAGAAGTGCCTGACGGGTAAGGACTTTTGGGCTGGGTGTTTTATTGTAACTAAAGAGAGGAGTGAGATCACAAGGTGAGTGCTTCAATGAAAAAGCGTTTACTGCTGTTGATTTTAATTGATTCAGCGATCGTGTCATTTTCGATTTATATGTCGCACTTCTTCTTAAATCCTTACGTCACCTCGCTCGATGTCATGATGTTCGTCTCAGCACTTACGTTGTTGCTTACACATCATCTGTTTTCCTATCTCTACAAGATGTACAAAAAGGTGTGGCGCTATGCGAGCCTTGAGGAAATGTTGAGCTTAATCAAGGTTGTCTCCATTTCTGTTGGCACAACGGCGATGATGCAGGCTGTTTTCTTCGGCATGATCTACGAGCGCGCCTTAATTATCACTTGGATGCTCCATATTATGTTCCTTGGTGGTGTTCGTTTTGCCTGGCGTTATTACAAGTCAAATGGTTTCCAAACAACACCGAAAGAAAAGCGGACGAAGATAAACCAGTCATATGCGACCGACAAGCGAACGCTCATTATCGGGGCAGGATCGGCAGGGCAGATGCTTGCGCGCCAATTAAAGACCCGCTCAGATAAAACGATTGCTCCAATTGGTTTCGTTGACGACAATCAGCACATGCATTCACTCACCGTATGTGGTTTGCCCGTGTTAGGTGAGATTAAACATCTGAAGCATTATGTACTCGAGTATCATGTGAATCATATTGTCATCGCAATGCCGTCTACGCCACATCAAAAGCTGAAGGAAATTATCCAGTTCGCACAGAGCACGGTGAAAAATGTGCAAACCTTGCCGATGATTGAAGACATTGCGATGGGAAATATCTCAGTCAATCAAATCCGCGATGTGTCGATCGAGGATTTGCTTGGACGCGATCCCGTCGAGTTGGATATCACTGCGATCTCCAAGGAAACAATGGGTGAAACCATTCTTGTGACAGGAGCTGGAGGCTCGATCGGATCTGAAATTTGTCGCCAGCTGCTTCAATTTGAACCCGCGCGTCTGGTCCTCTTAGGCCACGGAGAAAATAGCATCTACGCCATTCATATGGAGCTTGCAGCACTAGATGTGAACACCGAACTTGTGACAGTGATCGCGGATATTCAGGACAAGGAGCGCATGATGGACGTGATGTTCACCTACCAGCCCGCACGCGTTTATCACGCTGCGGCTCATAAGCATGTGCCTCTTATGGAAGCCAATCCGCGCGAAGCTGTGAAAAACAATGTGATTGGCACGAACAATGTCGCTGATGCCGCGTCCATGGCAGGTGTGAAAACCTTTGTCCTTATTTCCTCAGACAAAGCCGTCAACCCAACAAATGTTATGGGAGCGACAAAGCGAGTGGCGGAAATGATCGTGCAAACGAAGAACAAGCAAAGCTTGACCAAATTTGTCGCCGTCCGTTTTGGCAACGTCCTTGGCAGCCGGGGCAGTGTCATTCCGCTGTTTAAAAAGCAAATTGAAGCTGGTGGTCCAGTTACGGTCACACATCCGGATATGACCAGATATTTTATGACGATACCAGAAGCTTCCCGCTTGGTTCTGCAAGCTGGCGCCTTAGCAGAAGGCGGCGAAATTTTCGTCCTCGACATGGGTGAATCCGTCAAAATCGTCGATCTCGCGAAAAACTTGATTCGTTTGTCTGGTTTCACGACAGAAGACATCGGCATTCACTATTCTGGCATCCGTCCTGGAGAAAAGATGTACGAAGAGCTACTCAATGAGAATGAAGTGAACCTAGAGCCTGTGTTTCCGAAAATTTTTGTCGGGAATACGGTGGCGTTTGATTACGAGATGGTGGAAGACGTTATTCAAGGCGTTCAAGAGATGCAAACGGATGATCTTAAGGAAGCGGTCCTATCGTTGGCCAACCGTCGAATTGAAAAGGTGTTACAGTACTCAACTTGATTTTAGGAGGAAACAAATGAAGAAAATACGGAAAGCCATTATTCCAGCAGCAGGGTTAGGAACACGTTTTTTGCCGGCAACGAAAGCGATGCCGAAAGAAATGCTGCCAATTGTCGATAAGCCGACCATTCAGTACATCGTTGAAGAAGCGATTGCTTCTGGCATCGAAGACATCATTATTGTGACAGGGAAAGGGAAACGCGCCATTGAAGATCATTTTGATAACGCGCCAGAATTAGAACTAACACTGGCGAACAAAGGAAAACATGAATTGCTAAAAGAGGTGCAGTACTCTTCTAATCTAGCCAACATCCATTACATCCGCCAAAAGGAACCAAAAGGACTCGGCCATGCGATTTGGTGTGCACGTCATTTTGTTGGGGATGAGCCATTCGCCGTTTTACTCGGGGATGACATTGTCCAAAGTGAGACGCCTTGTTTAAAACAGTTGATTAATGAATATGAGCTTACGAGGTCATCGGTCATTGGTGTGCAGACCGTTCCGGAAGCAGAAACCCCTAGGTATGGCATCGTCGACCCTGTGATCGAAACGATGACAGAACGCCGTGCACAGATCAGAAGCTTAGTCGAAAAGCCAGCTTTAGGAACAGCACCTTCCACATTAGCCATTATGGGTCGGTATATTTTAACGCCAGAAGTCTTTTTATGCTTGGACAAGCAGCAAGTTGGAGCAGGTGGGGAGATTCAACTGACGGACGCGCTGCAAGAGTTGAACCTGATTCAACGCGTCTTTGCCTACAACTTTGAAGGCAAACGCTATGATGTTGGTGAAAAACTTGGCTTTGTGTTAACCCAACTGGAATTTGCCTTAGAACGCGAAGACCTTAGAGATGACTTATTGAAAAAGATGAAAGAATATGTTGGCGAATTAGTCACGAAGTAATCGGTACAAGACAACTCGCTCTTTTTGGTGCAAAGAAACACGACGAGGTTTTAGCGAGTCGAAGATGCGCTAGGGTGCACGGGAATACGACCGCTGCGTCAAAACACTTCGCTTTCTGTGGGGCACGGCTTCAGCTTCCTCGGAAAGCAGGCTTTCCGAGGGGATCTTCAGCTCGTGCTGATCCCACTAGAGTCTACGTATTTTGTCTACGCTGGGTTTGCTTCTGGTTAGATTGTTTTTTATTGTGTCCGAGACTCGTATATCGAGTGAAAAGGCGTATTGCAACCAATTAAGGCAGGTAAGTGCATCGTTTTATGCAAGGAATAGTTTTGCACTGCGCAGATTATTTAAACGTAAGTCCATTGCCATAATCTATCTTCAGTAAATAGAAAGATAAAACAAGCCTGTGATATAAGGAGTTTATCAATGAAAAAACCATACAGAATTCTACACGTCTTTGGTCGACTCGATCGTGGCGGTGCTGAAACAATGGTCATGAATCTGTATAGAAACATTGATCGATCAAAAATTCAATTTGATTTTTTAATCCATACAAAGGATGAATGTGCCTATTCCAAAGAAATCCAATCACTAGGCGGTCGAATCATCAATATACCGAAATATACAGGCACGAATCATAAAACATACACGAGGCTTTGGAATGATTTCTTTAAAAAGAACAAGGAATATAAAATCGTTCATGGACATGTCAGAAGTACAGCAGCCATCTATTTGGATATCGCAAATAAATATGGGCGAACAACCATTTCTCATAGCCATAATACGTCCTCAGGAACGGGTTTTTCTGCCATAGCAAAAAACCTTTTACAATATAGAGTGAAATATGTGGCTGATTATTTTTTTGCTTGTTCTGCTCAGGCGGGAGAGTGGCTGTTCGGTAAACATGTACAACAGAAAAGTAATTTTCATATCATCAAAAATGCCATTGATATGAATAAATTTAAATATGACCATGATAGAAGGCTTGCTATTAGAGACAAAATGTCTTTAAACGGTCGTTTTGTCGTCGGGACCGTCGGCCGTTTGACGCAGCAAAAAAATCCCTACTTTATCATCGATGTCGTCAAAGAATTGGTCAAAATAAATAAGGACGCCGTGTTCATATGGGTGGGAACCGGAGAATTAGCAGCTGATATTAAAACGAAAGTGAACGAACATCAATTGGAAAACAACATTATGTTCCTAGGTGCAATAAGTGAAGTAGAAGACATCCTGCTCGCCATGGATGTTTTTATTTTGCCTTCTCTATGGGAAGGGTTAGGCATCGTCGTCGTGGAGGCCCAAGCCTCTCAATTAAAATGCCTCGTCTCAGAGAAAGTACCAAATGAAGCGGTCATTTCAGCAAATGTGCAAAAAGTTCATTTGAAAGATGGACCAAAGAGGTGGGCACATCTCATCAATGAGCATTCCTTAACCGTGGATTCTCGAACGAAAGAGCAGA from Aureibacillus halotolerans includes:
- a CDS encoding YveK family protein, whose translation is MEETISLKDVLATLRKRLWLIVAITLGATVISAVISLFVLTPMYQSTTQILVNQQSETTQYDPNSVRTSLELINTYKVIIQSNTIAEPVAEQVGAGLTAGEVSAKIGVNSQENSQVVEISVKDADPALAASIANTTAKVFQETVPELFGTNVENVSILSEAQAANDPISPRTTLNIAIAFVVGLMAGVGLVYVLDYFDNILETEEDIKRHLELNVLGSVTLMDLEKEAAASSAATRRLTQKEQQQYEQKAQ
- a CDS encoding CpsD/CapB family tyrosine-protein kinase, with amino-acid sequence MNRKLSKGIQAIKQRSLLTFHSPKSAVAEQYRTIRTNIEFSAVDTKVKFIMVTSTGPEEGKSTTAANLAVVFAQQGKRVLLVDADLRKPTVHYTFHLENSFGLTSVLTKQSAVESACVKSDIDSLDILPSGPIPPNPAELLGSQAMHSLMNDLRNMYDIVIFDTPPVLAVTDAQVLANQCDGVVLVTASGKTDVDAAKQAKELLQKARAKVLGVVLNQIPVKQSSYYGRK
- a CDS encoding polysaccharide biosynthesis protein; this translates as MKKRLLLLILIDSAIVSFSIYMSHFFLNPYVTSLDVMMFVSALTLLLTHHLFSYLYKMYKKVWRYASLEEMLSLIKVVSISVGTTAMMQAVFFGMIYERALIITWMLHIMFLGGVRFAWRYYKSNGFQTTPKEKRTKINQSYATDKRTLIIGAGSAGQMLARQLKTRSDKTIAPIGFVDDNQHMHSLTVCGLPVLGEIKHLKHYVLEYHVNHIVIAMPSTPHQKLKEIIQFAQSTVKNVQTLPMIEDIAMGNISVNQIRDVSIEDLLGRDPVELDITAISKETMGETILVTGAGGSIGSEICRQLLQFEPARLVLLGHGENSIYAIHMELAALDVNTELVTVIADIQDKERMMDVMFTYQPARVYHAAAHKHVPLMEANPREAVKNNVIGTNNVADAASMAGVKTFVLISSDKAVNPTNVMGATKRVAEMIVQTKNKQSLTKFVAVRFGNVLGSRGSVIPLFKKQIEAGGPVTVTHPDMTRYFMTIPEASRLVLQAGALAEGGEIFVLDMGESVKIVDLAKNLIRLSGFTTEDIGIHYSGIRPGEKMYEELLNENEVNLEPVFPKIFVGNTVAFDYEMVEDVIQGVQEMQTDDLKEAVLSLANRRIEKVLQYST
- the galU gene encoding UTP--glucose-1-phosphate uridylyltransferase GalU yields the protein MKKIRKAIIPAAGLGTRFLPATKAMPKEMLPIVDKPTIQYIVEEAIASGIEDIIIVTGKGKRAIEDHFDNAPELELTLANKGKHELLKEVQYSSNLANIHYIRQKEPKGLGHAIWCARHFVGDEPFAVLLGDDIVQSETPCLKQLINEYELTRSSVIGVQTVPEAETPRYGIVDPVIETMTERRAQIRSLVEKPALGTAPSTLAIMGRYILTPEVFLCLDKQQVGAGGEIQLTDALQELNLIQRVFAYNFEGKRYDVGEKLGFVLTQLEFALEREDLRDDLLKKMKEYVGELVTK
- a CDS encoding glycosyltransferase family 1 protein: MKKPYRILHVFGRLDRGGAETMVMNLYRNIDRSKIQFDFLIHTKDECAYSKEIQSLGGRIINIPKYTGTNHKTYTRLWNDFFKKNKEYKIVHGHVRSTAAIYLDIANKYGRTTISHSHNTSSGTGFSAIAKNLLQYRVKYVADYFFACSAQAGEWLFGKHVQQKSNFHIIKNAIDMNKFKYDHDRRLAIRDKMSLNGRFVVGTVGRLTQQKNPYFIIDVVKELVKINKDAVFIWVGTGELAADIKTKVNEHQLENNIMFLGAISEVEDILLAMDVFILPSLWEGLGIVVVEAQASQLKCLVSEKVPNEAVISANVQKVHLKDGPKRWAHLINEHSLTVDSRTKEQTIDDAYDIQTNVVWLSNFYERIWP